One window of the Sparus aurata chromosome 17, fSpaAur1.1, whole genome shotgun sequence genome contains the following:
- the znf576.1 gene encoding zinc finger protein 576, tandem duplicate 1 isoform X1 yields MNPSAPLVRRDVTMSAASSVFALCGATRRCLGGRQSPGFIETHERRGTGQAKRQGAMQSPTQSNTGPNPVSTATQGGALDTETKAQPAQSEPDAQKVENKSAAPAETNTPVTPQENGMGAEATASVAGSQAVENEPLTEPSDNTAGMELDSASKPNASIEPVPDMNTNPGCDGQKEKKQDEGARDGRKYVPSKKAMVDPLKIDMSKHLATPLTSSQLSLQCMECHIIFSDHKSKERHLKLSHPAEYEHCILRNALFACYVCDRHFTNSTELMAHQKAHTEKNPFKCPICSQAFNKSSELTSHKKIHFGLDGYACTDCGKPCKTMTLLKYHRRTHTGERPYVCKECGKRFTMSKALQKHLESHMSDGAERNGEETTVKAQVKKDDGSSQKYPCSVCKATFKSTKTRLHHMKTKHKVLPAAVSNALQGTPIITPISICQPALLQVEPNGPLQKVDANIDTEQIRRLIESLGNVQKVNQVVILGQVPPHAPPLEVQQTSQPAEPVNLNLNPPQIDFMGLKQTEIKTVELDPSNNTCDPMEQTIILEPITPDGQLENPSFSELGSQIAAGENIQLTLVQTEQTERPGEGVMHQILQQPDIGAIQPDPMDQMACQNEDDILKQNLEQTVILELTPALIPTDELEQSQTMPQSDILSSLVAATELEKTPDPAPYQSAIFEQETSLPVQPLSHTVELELTPLRKEQRDLPPCPFVPPDTLTQAQNESKTNCKEEVDSLMQTVSLDQLHPEVEGAAPQEIQERAEREPLEQDPSENLLGVCREGQKQVGNQSKIEEQSAKEEAPSELETKQVPQISELPVNVMSAQELVKVRKRKPARTFIFQGYMQELVRSKRKEDLQIDAQPAKRQRTRKPHLVVKFGPQSKDKKNKRQKKPSQQRQPMQEDVIRGKTPTRNLSEKKLPSQKRGRKGKKDKKAGHLMSTAEIKSPSTLEPAQQIKEDTRKNKLKKQKEVATKGVTHTSEHKTEASPVLKKNKQAKVMQKDQPKNAKDGKQRKNLARQEKEKNIALADIPGPNTTQDVLLLLKGHKQPQLKVYKLDTSKASAQTQDTTAHESQTMYQQSKDNRLKHPTSESTNHLTAGGKKKGGRPKKTQKALSMLSSLQVSHQPPETLPTRPKTTRKRKASLRVETEGVITSHSKRALECKDCGERFGEVSSLQKHKAMVHIVESPGLTYTNGNIFEGVSSLDLYQLPKQHDKVVGVINNATDWDTEPEIGEMALDDRGRSVSFPSLIPSPSLPIPPSDVEMSAYEDKGEGKTGTDYQHHTSPEVHLPSDQMKSSAIPPNFISEYPSEISETGELLTSDKETQEEGTQKNASSEAEVQGSTNEDMKEDLLLDVNLVTVGEQNERDNPTSHDDTVSQNESNETCNSKGGITGRVSNETGKSLTSQTVSCSTHEVEIKEEEEEILVQKKKDGGKVALARNATKGRKKGTGRLNRDVISKRVSVGDTVRGTELEKDQEDCQVVYEKNPVTSDSEINDAGENRTKTSQVPETIEVEANIATAPSSCLASMTSTLEESPDAQVVFELESVTTSVEEVMNKRGLQGGEEQDRDQSSGIILEKSLTSGQRVTADEELCLMTAEVNQRRDLDGIAENEVQVLARQEIKVEENISDPLLPAAACQNRQSAAVQPQHHRDIRTVLVKEETTLMLNEVQAEEGSGHIRWNVEPVNENTSSPFIESGETTSDCHVTSEFNTSQCIFYPVKEEERELLLGTAQTNSDLTTGTSTDAMQTEHQATECNLADEGSHSDYQEMRVRGLLSEPVVSDFQDGQAEVEHPPDIQEFLLQSSDEEDVGGFELSDPQLDSEAEVMAFFYKNQTDSTSQPDGSLLSSMSKLQTPIEENRTKEPIDYFSKYFGWDTWVEIGSCTNKLTNMPSPVTAREVAQFVGIHIAMGTLKFPSARLYWEDLTKVPLIADAMPLSRFLELSRRLKLASPVKDRVNSNALEGTHECDLQNVQHVKKLSSSHCDVSEHNDGQRQGDTPDDLNSSKTQTDPLWKAQPLLRRFKEGCQSLGRDGHYAVDQYQLPLTGKIHNKKPSLHCTTLIGFSGLLLHVDLKMGLASKEDAVEKMVPKGSMVFLCKQELSTPAMLERLLVAGVHGAGRVGGARGQIGDEFVSSDGKLMLRRSHCGFILSTAGNGQRNMASLIDNFEKAQMSAHLNRELLNLYTIPLTASAPTCWPQAVLWYLTDLALVNSWLLYRQDHRAATAPFTLMAFRLEVSKALILSSGSDTQDSVPPQPPSEKANRTNETPNPKLVEESPLPDAATRYDGSGHWPEQLGEGEGGRCRFGDCQRTSRVLCLKCCVFLCISRNHNCFLNFHNQGSLGKD; encoded by the exons ATGAACCCCTCTGCGCCACTTGTGCGACGTGACGTCACgatgtctgcagcttcctcagtgtttgctttgtgcGGAGCGACGCGGAGATGTTTGGGAGGACGACAGAGCCCAG GTTTCatagaaacacatgaaagaaGGGGCACTGGACAAGCCAAGAGGCAGGGAGCCATGCAGAGCCCGACCCAGTCGAACACGGGGCCGAACCCTGTGAGCACAGCAACCCAAGGGGGAGCCCTGGACACCGAGACTAAAGCTCAGCCAGCACAAAGTGAACCAGATGCACAAAAAGTGGAGAACAAATCAGCAGCTCCTGCTGAGACCAACACACCAGTCACACCACAGGAAAATGGGATGGGGGCTGAAGCAACCGCGAGTGTGGCGGGCTCACAGGCAGTGGAGAATGAGCCACTGACTGAGCCCTCAGATAACACTGCAGGAATGGAGCTGGACTCTGCTTCAAAGCCAAATGCTTCCATTGAACCAGTACCTGATATGAATACAAACCCTGGTTGTGAtggacaaaaggaaaagaaacaggACGAAGGTGCACGTGATGGTAGGAAATATGTTCCTTCCAAGAAGGCGATGGTAGATCCTCTGAAGATAGACATGTCAAAACATCTGGCTACGCCTCTCACAT CATCTCAGCTCTCCCTGCAGTGCATGGAGTGCCACATAATCTTCAGTGACCACAAGAGCAAAGAGCGTCATCTCAAGTTGAGCCACCCGGCAGAATATGAACATTGCATACTGAGAAATGCCCTTTTTGCTTGCTATGTCTGTGACCGCCACTTCACCAACTCGACAGAACTCATGGCCCACCAGAAAGCTCACACAGAGAAGAACCCCTTTAAGTGTCCAATCTGCAGCCAGGCCTTCAACAAATCATCTGAGCTCACCTCTCATAAAAAGATTCATTTTGGCTTGGATGGGTATGCCTGTACCGACTGTGGCAAACCCTGCAAAACCATGACATTGCTGAAGTATCACCGCCGCACACACACCGGAGAGAGGCCGTATGTTTGCAAGGAGTGTGGAAAGAGATTCACCATGTCCAaagctctgcagaaacattTAGAGTCACACATGTCAGATGGAGCTGAACGAAATGGTGAAGAAACCACAGTTAAAGCACAAGTGAAGAAAGATGatg GTTCTTCTCAAAAGTATCCTTGTTCTGTATGCAAGGCCACCTTCAAGAGTACCAAGACACGGCTacatcacatgaaaacaaagcacaAGGTGTTGCCTGCTGCAGTCAGTAATGCCCTCCAAGGTACACCCATCATAACTCCAATATCCATTTGCCAGCCAGCGCTACTACAGGTGGAGCCGAATGGACCTCTGCAAAAAGTTGATGCTAATATTGACACAGAGCAGATTCGCAGACTTATTGAATCTTTAGGAAATGTGCAGAAAGTGAACCAAGTTGTCATACTGGGGCAAGTGCCACCTCATGCCCCACCACTGGAAGTGCAACAGACATCACAGCCGGCAGAACCAGTGAATCTGAATCTCAATCCACCGCAAATAGATTTTATGGGactgaaacagacagaaattaAGACAGTTGAATTGGACCCTTCAAACAACACATGTGATCCAATGGAACAAACAATTATACTGGAACCTATTACCCCAGATGGACAGTTGGAAAACCCGTCTTTCTCAGAGCTAGGTTCCCAGATAGCAGCAGGTGAAAATATACAGCTAACACTCGTTCAGACTGAGCAAACAGAGAGACCCGGGGAAGGGGTGATGCATCAAATTCTTCAACAGCCCGATATTGGTGCGATTCAGCCTGATCCTATGGATCAAATGGCTTGTCAGAATGAAGACGATATCCTCAAACAAAACCTTGAGCAAACAGTCATATTAGAACTTACCCCTGCCTTGATACCAACTGATGAGCTGGAACAATCTCAAACTATGCCACAAAGTGATATCCTGTCCTCTCTTGTAGCAGCCACTGAATTGGAGAAGACTCCTGATCCTGCTCCATATCAGTCTGCAATATTTGAGCAGGAGACGAGCCTGCCAGTCCAACCACTGTCACATACAGTTGAGTTGGAGCTGACACCGTTACGTAAAGAACAACGGGACCTTCCACCTTGCCCATTTGTTCCACCAGACACACTTACACAAGCTCAAAACGAATCCAAAACTAATTGCAAAGAAGAGGTTGATTCACTGATGCAAACAGTAAGTCTGGATCAGCTTCACCCTGAGGTGGAAGGAGCCGCACCACAAGAGATACAGGAAAGGGCTGAACGAGAACCACTTGAACAAGACCCATCTGAGAATTTGCTGGGAGTTTGCAGGGAAGGTCAGAAGCAAGTGGGGAACCAGTCCAAAATAGAGGAGCAATCTGCTAAAGAAGAGGCTCCATCAGAACTTGAGACAAAGCAGGTGCCACAGATCTCAGAATTACCTGTAAATGTGATGTCAGCTCAAGAACTGGTGAAAGTGCGGAAAAGAAAGCCAGCCAGGACGTTTATCTTTCAGGGATATATGCAAGAACTGGTGAGATCCAAACGCAAGGAAGATTTACAAATTGATGCACAGCCTGCCAAACGCCAAAGAACCAGAAAGCCTCATCTTGTTGTTAAATTTGGTCCACAAAgcaaagacaagaaaaacaagagacagAAGAAGCCATCACAGCAGCGTCAACCAATGCAGGAAGATGTGATAAGAGGTAAAACACCAACAAGAAAcctctcagaaaaaaaactgccatcgcagaaaaggggaagaaagggaaaaaaagacaagaaagcAGGACATTTGATGTCTACAGCTGAAATTAAATCACCATCCACACTGGAGCCTGCCCAACAAATCAAAGAGGATAcaaggaaaaataaactgaaaaagcaaaaagaagTGGCCACAAAGGGTGTCACACATACCAGTGAGCACAAAACTGAAGCCTCgcctgttttaaaaaagaacaagCAAGCAAAAGTAATGCAAAAAGACCAGCCTAAAAATGCAAAGGATGGGAAGCAACGGAAAAACCTGGCaagacaggaaaaagaaaagaacatagCTTTAGCAGACATACCTGGcccaaacacaacacaagacgTTCTACTTCTACTGAAAGGTCATAAACAGCCCCAGCTAAAAGTTTACAAGTTGGACACTTCAAAGGCATCAGCCCAGACACAAGACACTACCGCTCATGAGTCCCAAACAATGTACCAACAGAGCAAGGACAACAGACTCAAACATCCAACAAGTGAGTCTACAAATCATCTCACAGCAGGAGgtaagaaaaaaggaggaagacccaaaaaaacccagaaagCGCTTTCAATGTTGTCCTCCCTACAGGTTTCCCATCAACCACCCGAGACACTGCCCACCAGGCCAAAGACCACTAGAAAACGTAAAGCTTCCTTGAGAGTGGAGACTGAAGGTGTGATAACCTCTCATTCCAAGCGTGCCTTAGAGTGTAAGGACTGTGGGGAGAGATTTGGTGAAGTATCGTCCCTTCAGAAGCACAAGGCAATGGTCCATATTGTAGAGAGTCCCGGTCTCACTTATACCAATGGGAACATCTTTGAAGGCGTCTCCAGTTTGGATCTTTACCAGCTTCCAAAACAGCATGATAAGGTTGTTGGGGTGATTAATAATGCTACTGACTGGGATACTGAGCCTGAGATAGGAGAGATGGCATTAGATGACAGAGGGCGAAGTGTTTCTTTTCCATCTTTGATTCCATCCCCTTCTTTACCCATTCCTCCTTCAGATGTTGAAATGAGTGCCTATGAAGATAAGGGTGAAGGTAAAACAGGAACAGATTATCAACATCACACCTCTCCAGAGGTACACTTACCATCTGATCAAATGAAAAGCAGTGCGATTCCTCCAAATTTCATATCTGAATATCCTTCAGAGATTTCTGAGACAGGAGAACTTTTGACATCTGATAAGGAGACACAAGAAGAAGGTACCCAGAAGAATGCCAGCTCTGAGGCTGAAGTTCAGGGTTCCACAAATGAAGACATGAAAGAGGATTTACTTCTTGACGTAAATTTAGTAACTGTTGGAGAGCAAAATGAGAGAGATAATCCAACTTCTCATGACGATACTGTTTCCCAAAATGAATCAAATGAAACCTGTAATTCCAAGGGTGGAATCACTGGACGAGTAAGTAATGAAACTGGAAAGAGTCTAACTTCACAGACTGTGTCATGCTCCACTCATGAAGTAGAGatcaaagaagaagaggaagaaatctTAGTCcagaagaaaaaagatggagggaaaGTAGCTCTTGCAAGGAATGCTACAAAGGGTAGGAAAAAAGGAACAGGTCGTCTAAATAGGGACGTAATATCAAAGAGAGTTTCAGTTGGAGATACCGTCAGAGGAACAGAATTGGAGAAAGACCAGGAAGACTGTCAGGTAGTTTATGAAAAGAATCCTGTCACCTCTGATTCAGAAATTAACGATGCAGGTGAGAACAGGACAAAGACCTCACAAGTTCCAGAGACTATTGAAGTTGAGGCCAACATAGCTACTGCACCGTCCTCGTGTTTGGCCTCTATGACCTCTACATTAGAGGAATCTCCTGATGCTCAAGTCGTGTTTGAGCTAGAGTCGGTTACCACTAGTGTTGAGGAGGTAATGAATAAAAGAGGactgcagggaggagaggaacaaGACAGGGACCAGTCTTCAGGCATCATACTTGAGAAGTCCCTCACCTCTGGACAAAGAGTAACTGCTGACGAGGAGCTTTGCCTGATGACAGCGGAGGTCAATCAACGACGG GATTTGGATGGCATCGCTGAAAATGAGGTACAAGTCCTTGCGCGCCAGGAGATCAAGGTTGAAGAGAATATCTCAGATCCACTGCTGCCTGCAGCCGCCTGTCAAAATAGACAGAGTGCAGCCGTGCAGCCACAGCACCATCGAGATATAAGGACTGTTCTTGTCAAGGAGGAGACCACTCTCATGCTGAATGAGGTTCAGGCTGAGGAGGGCAGTGGACACATCAGATGGAACGTGGAGCCAGTCAATGAAAACACCTCTAGTCCAT TCATAGAGAGCGGAGAAACAACAAGCGACTGTCATGTCACCTCTGAGTTCAACACCAGCCAGTGTATCTTCTACccagtgaaggaggaggagagggagttGCTACTGGGAACTGCTCAGACCAACAGTGACTTAACCACTGGGACATCCACTGATGCTATGCAGACAGAACATCAAGCAACAGAATGTAATTTAG CAGATGAAGGGAGCCATTCTGACTACCAGGAAATGAGAGTCAGAGGACTATTATCAGAACCAGTGGTCAGTGACTTTCAAGATGGACaag CTGAGGTAGAGCATCCACCAGACATCCAAGAGTTTCTCCTTCAGAGTTCAGACGAAGAGGACGTGGGTGGGTTCGAATTGTCTGATCCTCAGCTTGACTCAGAAGCAGAAGTGATGGCCTTTTTCTACAAGAACCAAACGGACAGCACAAGTCAACCAGATGGAAG TTTGCTATCTTCAATGAGTAAGCTCCAAACACCAATAGAGGAAAACAGGACAAAGGAGCCCATTGATTACTTCTCCAAGTATTTTGGTTGGGATACCTGGGTAGAAATTGGCAGTTGCACAAATAAATTGACTAACATGCCCAGCCCTGTCACTGCCAGAGAGGTTGCACAGTTTGTTGGGATTCACATTGCAATGGGAACATTAAAG TTTCCCAGTGCGAGGCTCTACTGGGAGGACTTGACTAAGGTGCCCTTGATTGCTGACGCCATGCCACTGTCCCGTTTCTTGGAGCTATCTCGTAGGTTGAAGCTTGCTTCTCCTGTGAAGGATCGAGTCAACAGTAATGCTCTGGAAGGAACCCATGAATGTGATTTGCAAAATGTACAGCATGTGAAAAAACTCTCAAGCAGTCACTGTGACGTTTCTGAGCATAATGATGGACAAAGACAAGGGGACACGCCTGATGACCTGAACAGTTCAAAAACACAGACTGATCCCCTGTGGAAGGCTCAGCCATTACTGCGCCGTTTCAAAGAAGGATGCCAGTCGCTAGGACGAGATGGTCATTATGCGGTTGACCAATATCAGCTTCCTTTGACTGGGAAAATACACAATAAGAAACCTTCTCTCCACTGTACTACATTAATTGGATTTAGCGGTTTGCTCTTACACGTGGATCTTAAAATGGGTCTGGCCAGCAAAGAAGATGCTGTAGAAAAAATGGTCCCCAAAGGTAGCATGGTGTTTCTTTGCAAACAGGAACTCTCCACTCCTGCTATGCTCGAGCGGCTGTTAGTTGCTGGAGTTCACGGTGCGGGCAGGGTGGGAGGAGCCCGAGGACAGATCGGAGATGAGTTTGTAAGCTCAGATGGGAAGCTGATGTTACGCAGGTCACACTGTGGCTTCATACTTTCTACCGCTGGGAACGGCCAGAGGAACATGGCTTCACTCATTGACAACTTTGAAAAGGCCCAGATGTCGGCTCACCTCAACAGAGAGCTGCTGAATCTTTACACCATCCCTCTCACTGCCTCAGCCCCAACCTGCTGGCCTCAAGCGGTGCTCTGGTACCTAACAGATCTGGCCTTGGTCAACTCCTGGCTCCTGTACAGACAGGATCACAGAGCAGCAACTGCACCTTTCACTCTCATGGCCTTTAGACTTGAGGTGTCCAAGGCTTTGATCCTCTCCAGTGGCTCCGACACCCAGGACTCAGTCCCCCCTCAACCCCCCTCAGAGAAGGCCAATAGAACAAATGAAACACCCAATCCAAAGCTGGTGGAGGAAAGTCCTCTGCCGGATGCAGCCACACGGTACGATGGTTCAGGCCACTGGCCCGAGCAGCTTGGGGAGGGAGAGGGCGGCAGGTGTCGTTTTGGGGACTGTCAAAGAACATCTCGAGTCTTATGCCTTAAGTGCTGTGTCTTTCTTTGTATCTCACGCAACcacaactgttttttaaatttccatAATCAAGGGAGTTTGGGGAAAGACTAG